From Malaya genurostris strain Urasoe2022 chromosome 2, Malgen_1.1, whole genome shotgun sequence:
AAAAATGAGGCACACGCAATACAACAAACAAACACAATTGCCACCACCAGAAGCAAACAGAAACAAAAGCACCAAAGACAAAGATCAACGCCAAATAGCTGAAAACACACATAAAACAAGTGAATTAGAAAGAACCATTCACATCTTGGGGCAGTTCTGGAGAAACACAAGGGTGGTACGACAAATAATAAAGCTACAAACGGCGATCAATGCACAGATGATAACGGAAAATCAGGAAATCGCTTACGAAGAACTACTTCTGCGAATCAGCAGCACACTAAACGACATCATAGAGGAATTCACCTCAGAGCTCGGTGACCTAATAGAGAAACAACAAAACAGTTCCCCAGAAGAGCACTCAAATACAAACGATGAATAAAAACCTAAAATTATTGCAGAACAATATACAATCACTAAGACCATCAGAAAAAAGGGAGGAGCTTTACGTATATTTAAATAAAGAAGATATCGATATCGCAAGTATGCAGGAAATATGGTTAAAACCCAAAGAAGAGGTGAAGATAAAAGGTTACAAACTCATAAAACTGTGCAGAGAAGAAGGTTTCGGAGGTGTAGGATTCCTCATTAGAGAGAACATTGAATACACAGAAATACAACTGCCAAACCAACCAAAAACTTGTCCGTCAACGTTAAAATCATTTCAATATATATACCACCAAACAGAAACCTCTGCGGTagagaaattgaaaaaatccaaGAGATGTTCCAGTTCATCGAGAACTGCACGGGTGAATTAATACTAACAGGCGATTTCAACGCTAGACACCCACTATGggaaccaggagcgccacactGTGACAAAGGAAAGACGGTAGCGGCAGAGTTAGAGAAATCCAAACTAGTGCTACTCAACGACCAAAGCGCGACAACAATACCTCGAATCAACAGCGTGCCTACAGCAATAGACCTCACCCTAGCTACAAAGGGAATAGCCGCAAAAGCGAAATGGGAAGTGCAAGAGCAAGAATTCGGGAGCAGTCACTTAGCGATAGTCACAGAAATACGTACCCAAACATCTGTAGTACCaggaaaaataaagaaaatcaaCAGTCAGAAAGCAATCAACGGACTAAACTCAATCCAACCACAATACATATATAACCCAGAAGAGATGCAAGCAATATTTGAGGAAAAAATTGAAGAAGCCGCGTATTTTATAAACAACAAAAAAGCGAACTATCTCAAACGATGGTGGAACAACGAGATTCAAGAAGCCTACaacgaaaaaaggaaaaaactaAAAGAGTACAACAAACACCGTTCGACCACAACGCAAATAGACCTTCAGAAAACGCGAGCAATATTCAAGAGACTTGTGAGAAGAAGCAAAAGGAAACACAACACAGAAATCAAAAAACTCATTGATGAGACGACACCGGTCCAACAATTGTGGAATATAGCAAAAGGTCTGAACGCGTCACTGACCGGAACGAAAAAAGGAGCAGAACACGCACCCTCCAAAAAATTGGCAGAAAAGTTCGTGGAAAGCAATTACACAAAGTACATAAAAGACCTCAATTGGCGAAACGGTACAGACCAGCCAATGGAAAATGCGGAAATGGAAAAATTATTCAGCTTCGAGGAGTTCGCAAAGGTGCTATCGACCAAAAAAGCATGCTCGGCACCAGGAATCGACAACATTTCGTACCATATACTAAAAAACCTgagaatagatatacaattcgagATCTGCAAACAGCTCAACACAGTCTGGAGTTCGAAACGGATCCCATACAAATGGAGAGAGTGCAAACTTGTACTTATtcaaaaaccaaacaaaaaccaAAATAATGCGGACTCGAAAAGAGGAATAGTTCTTATGAACGTGTTTGTAAAGCTAATAAACTCGATGATGAAAAACAGGCTGTATCAGTACGCAGAGGAACAAAGACTTCTACCGAAATTGTCATTCGGATTTCGCAAAGAACATTCGGCGATCAGTTGCGTAAATTATATGGTGAACTCTATCAAAGACGCCAAACGAAACAACAAGAAATGCCTGGCCATATTTTTGGACATCAGCAAGGCATTTGACGCAGTAGACTGCCAAAAACTGCTAGAGAACctgaaaaacataaaaataccGACAAGCGTTACAAATTGGATATACGAATACCTCAAGGAACGCtgcataaaaatttttacaccaGAAGCGGATGTATCCATCAAGACCAACACCGGACTACCACAAGGATGTCCAATGTCGCCGCTTCTATTCAATTTATACACAGCGTGCTTACACGAAATTTGAGACGACGGAATAATTCTAACACAATTCGCGGACGACTTTTCCATACTAGTAACCGGAGAAGGATACGACATAATCGGGAAAGCAAATAGGTATCTAAACAAACTGTCCAAAGGTTTTCAGGATCTAGGATTGTCAATAAACCCGGAGAAATGTGTAGCAATCAACTTTAGCCGAATACCAGACGATAAAATAATCATACGACTCCAGGGCAATACAATCAAGCTTCAAAACACTCACAAATCCCTAGGATACACACTGGATAGAGCTCTAACGCACAGAAAGCACCTGGAGGACATTTCGACTAAAGCAGCAAGCAACCTAAACTTACTCAAAATGATGGCGGGAAGAAACAGTCCAGCAAATCCTAGCACGCTATTAAAAATTGGAAACGCCATCATAAGGTCAAAATTAGAATATGGATCAATTATATACAGCACAGCAGCTAAGGCAAATCtaaagaaactagaaacaacgtaCAATGCCTGCATAAGGATCTGCATGAGATACCTAAGAAGTACTCCCATAAACATCATGTTGGCAGACAGTGGCCAAATGCCAATGGAATACAGAGCAAGATGGCTGGGGTTAAAGGAAATAATAAAAACCAAAGCAAGTGATAACCCAGTCAGAAAATTCATTTTTGATGCGATAGACAAAGAGGCAGCAAACGGCACGTTTATGACCGAACTGGCCGTCGCGAACCAAGACATCATGCACCAACTAAACACTGCAAAGTCAAGCACAATAGAACTAAGTACCCTACGGAAGATTAACGTTAGCGTCGAAACAGGCATCCCCGGACTACGTAACACTAAAGCTAACACAAACGCCGGGGTATATAAGAGCGCAGTTGTAGAGATGTTGGCACATAAATACAGCAATCACATGAAAATTTACACCGATGCCTCAAAAAGCAACTACGGTACAGCTTTAGCAGCGATTGacgtaaacacgaagaaaataattacACACAAAACCAATACTAACGTCAGTATCACAAACGCAGAATTGATGGCGATCAGAGAAGCTCTAAAATTATGTCTTCAGACAAAACACGAGAGCTGCGTAATACTGACAGATTCAAAAAGCGGATGCGATATCATAAAGAACGGCCTAAAATCAAACAAGAACTACATCGTACTAGAGATCTACAGAACGTTACAACAAttggcagaaaaaaaacaatccgtTAAAATACAATGGCTGCCAAGCCATGTCGGTATTCTGGGCAATGAGACAGCGGACCAGCTGGCTAAAAGCGCCGCGGAGGGACAACAAACAACATACGAATCACTAGCATTAAACGACACTTTAGCCTTAGCAAAAAAGGAAAACTGGGAAAGCTGGAACCGTAAATATCAAGAAATGTCAAAAACCACAGGAATCAAACACTTTGAGTTTATGAATACACCTGGCAAGAAGATCTGGCATAACACTCTTAGCCTTTCAACAGACCAAATTATTTCACTCAACCGAATAAGATCGAACCATTGTATGACCAAGGACAGAAAGCACAAATGGGGATGGGAGGCAAACGCAAACTGCGATACATGCCAGCAAGAAGAAAACCTAGAACACTTGCTCTACAAATGTACAAAATGGAATAACATAAGGATAAAATACCGTACTTTGTACAAACAAAAACCTCTTACAACTATATTGAAGGACAACAAGGAACACGAACTAAAAGAAATTACAAAATTCCTAAAAGATATAAAACTAACTGTTTAAGACCACCAAgcataaaaaaacaacaaccaaaCATATACGACCAAACGGCGAGATGGGCCTACACGGCCTTATGCCAAAAAACaccgaaagcaaaaaaaaaaaattaaccgcGAGATGGTTTTCGTCCGTCaagttttgaaatgggccacagttttagtcaaatttaactactcgacaccaaataaccagtgtcagattttaaccaaaagttaaaattaaccgtgaaatggttcacagaccaagaatccttccaggtcggtgctcgaacatatgacaactggcttgtaagaccagcgtcctatgcattgaaccgccaacccgggagatTTCAGAGTTTTGACCTCAACTGCCGTCAAATGTATGGATTTGACAGCACTTGGGGTTGAAACCGGGTTTGTTTTGGCTTCAAGCGAAATCGACATTAGAGTGTTGGTTTGAACAAAGAAAATACTGTTTCCTTTTTTTGAGCTCAATTGATAGAAGTTTTTtctagtaaaaattttaaacaatatttcaaaGTAACAAAAGCAGGGTTCTAAaacaataacagtaatggtgtaatgactgctgaattaattatttttattctttttttattgatACCCGCCATCGAATTTTGAGCCTACTTTGACGATACAGCTGTCTAATGCCACACACAAATCAGAAAGCAAATAAAAATTTCTGGAATGGAATCGAGCTTAAGAACAAACAATATAATAacctaaaattttggaaaacttgTTAAACTTttaaaaactgttaaaaaacgAAAGTTGACAATGAATCGAAAACTGTAGAGTAATAGTATTACTGTATGAGAAAGCAATATGTTGGATTCATCTCATTTTGCTAAATAAAATCTACTGCTgatatttttactaattttattcTATTCGAATAAACAAGTTAGTTGCTCAATGAAGTTCTTgcggaaaaactgaaaaattcaattaGTCATACCACTGAATACCAAATTGACTGCTGCTTCTACATTTCCATTGCATACTATCAATGCCTGAATGTTTGTTTCTGTGTCAGTCAAGCCCATCTCTCTCATTTGATCCAGCTCAGCGCGATATTTACTAAGACTCGCCTCCAATGTCGAGTGTTGCGTCTGTGTTTGCGCCCCGACGTCATTGTCGACAGGATCAGCTGGTACGGTCGGTGCTGCAGCAGGAGGAGATGTGTCCATTGGCTCGGGATCATTTGATCGTCTTTGTGATTGTATTACCTCAGACAAAGCGTTCATGAACATCGATGGTGTTATGCGATTTGAAGCGGAAGCACTACCAGACGTAGAAGGCTGATTACTTTGATCTGTGTTTTCCCGACTGTCAGCATCCCTTTGAGAAATATTTGAAAGAGAGTTGAAGGACGTGCCCGCGAAAGCCAATGCAGATGCAAGCTGATCTGCAGTGATACGTCTAGCCGACCGTGCTCCTGTAGAAGTTGTCGGCGACGCGTTATCATCACTGGACGAAGAATCCGACAAAGCATCATCTAATGCACTTTCGATTGTCGGTGAAAATGTCGCTGATTTGGATATCATCTTCGAATTAAGAAGCTGGACGATCGATCGAGATGCTTCGATTAGTATATAATGCTTTTCTGCCACTCTTCGAATTGTTTCTGGTTGCTGCATGGAAGACAGCAAAATCGGGTCTTTCAAAATGGACAATGCCCATAAGTCTTTGCGAACCGACGGATTAGCGTCAAGAACGTTTCTCATAAACTCCGGGTGACGTACTTTCTGGAAATTCGATGAATCTACGGTTCTCCATATTCCAAGAATTTCCTGCACGTCCGCTTCGGTGAAGTTGTGCACGTCTGCTGCAGGTGGAAGTTCCTTTTTCTTTTGTATAATATGAATTACGGACCCATTTTCTATGCCTTTGTCACTAAGGACATCGTTGTCATCTAGTAGATCACCGCAATAAATAAAATCTGTAAAACAAGTATGCCAAGTTGATAtaataaaacgaaaaatgtACTACGTACCGAGCTCCTCAACAGGTATGCCCTTGATTGCCTTGCCAGCTTCTACACGAAGCTGCTCTGCTTTGTGATTCAATTCAAAATTGTCTacctttatttttttatacgaTTGAAAAGGCAATTGTACTCCCAAATAAACGTAAGGCATGTTGAGACTCAATTTCCTATACTTTATGATCGCAGCTAAAATGAAAACCGAAATCAAGAACTAAATATCACAGATTAGAGCTTTTCGTTTTatcacaaaaaatttaaaaagtgaAGAGATACAGCAATTATTTCTATACCTCTTATCTGGGTTTTGTCCTAAATAGTGTTCCTTCGTCGAATGACTTGTCCGATTTCATACAGTAAAGTAGTAAACAAACGTTGACAACACTACACGGTACCAAAAATAGCACTCGAAAAAAACATGAACAACTTTTATGCAGAGCCGTCAGATAATATTCTTGCTATTCCGGCTATTCcactgaaaattttctgttagaAACAAATAACTTTGTTATTCTTCCGAAACGAAGTGGAGCAGCCATCTGACACCGAGATGTAAGCACCAgctatttgaaagtataccgattacgttgagcccctcgcatttcgagccccaaacactgcgatgttttgatattcatcgcgactctcaatttgtgaaaattatctccacttaatttcccaaaacactgtctgctgtattttaggtaaaccaagTTATTGGGAGAGAGTCGacacaaaattcactaattttcgtgcactaaacaaggtaaacgcgttaaacaaatgcattactgtttgtttgtttacgttgcaatcagttaattttgaagttccgattttgatctcatcaagatggcgtcgtaaCAGGAGGCCGAAGGGGAGCGATTTGTAAAATTGATGCGAGCAGTCGGGTAAAGATAAGTGAAAATGCAGGAGATAGTTCACATTGTAAAGATATCATGAGTAACTGCATTCACAATTGAATATAAGCTCTTGAATATGAAAAATTGTTGGAAAAGTGAATACTGCATTTTCTCACtgctgattggcacattgtcgtaaagctgatttaccggtagtgacacctgccaatgaaaaatgaaaccaagaaaaggaggattctttcggaaattttcatatcggcggtagtgatttgcaacatttttatcgtttattcaagagtacaaatagatatcagcaacaaAAGTACACtcgaagtagaagaaaatcgatttcaaaatgattactactactttttttagtgtaaactacgattaaacatggaaaatcttcagaaatgtgtaaaattgggtaaggttaggttttttcggatcaatatttttttaaacagaaaccagtgtaattttGATTTcttgagtactagaatgtatagcgatcgagtactatttattttggatactttatttgttatttccagccatttgaaaaatggtatcaaaccaagtttaatgctctattctgaataaacgataggtttcgcacaatgaactaagatcaacattaccacctcagagtaaaaactttttcttcaacttctgctatgatttttcaaatgaatttgcccgtttttataagaaatcgttgaaaaggtggagtatttagaaattttcctaccgatttgacagctcttgctgagagTATtacctctaaacaagcagcgcctctacatttcagttttgcgacaatatggcAATAACTTAACGTTACTATTGGAATctgttgcaaaaattattttaccTAACGCACCATCTAATTTTTCCTTATTTGAACCTTTCTTAGGATGACGATTTAATTTTACACACGTTCTTATTAGGAACCCGCACGGCTTTTAGGCTACCTGggtagccatggccaccagacgactacaaaaattgattcagtgactgcTGTCAAATACAATTAGGCAAAAAATAGTCGACTGTATCTTAGTTAGTCGATCGTTTGGATCtcttcaccttcgctgaaaatatcaaagatttcgatgtggaagaatcctggtggatacggttgtatcgtttgagttgtatacctggcagcggtgaggcagtcggtcaccataatgtctgccagccatattttcccGTCAGCAgcatttagtcagccatctggcagccatgcataTGCGGGTACAGGAACTGttcatttgaaaatgtaagaaacttaatttttgtcgtgaatacgacttactttactatggggtgccttttcaaaatttaccctatgagagagtgataagtttttgatcgtgaatatctcttgttgtatctaacaaatcaacataatttttacaacatgccatcggaaatatgattacaattttatgataaaattttcagttgtgtgacataatctcaaataattcaaaattaaacttttctgaaatgtttggtataaacgagtatcaaagaggataactcataaggcgcgtttgcctttctcgtattttt
This genomic window contains:
- the LOC131431714 gene encoding ubiquitin-like protein 7 → MPYVYLGVQLPFQSYKKIKVDNFELNHKAEQLRVEAGKAIKGIPVEELDFIYCGDLLDDNDVLSDKGIENGSVIHIIQKKKELPPAADVHNFTEADVQEILGIWRTVDSSNFQKVRHPEFMRNVLDANPSVRKDLWALSILKDPILLSSMQQPETIRRVAEKHYILIEASRSIVQLLNSKMISKSATFSPTIESALDDALSDSSSSDDNASPTTSTGARSARRITADQLASALAFAGTSFNSLSNISQRDADSRENTDQSNQPSTSGSASASNRITPSMFMNALSEVIQSQRRSNDPEPMDTSPPAAAPTVPADPVDNDVGAQTQTQHSTLEASLSKYRAELDQMREMGLTDTETNIQALIVCNGNVEAAVNLVFSGMTN